The following proteins are encoded in a genomic region of Neisseria perflava:
- the ppk1 gene encoding polyphosphate kinase 1: MPEQNRILCRELSLLAFNRRVLAQAQDTKVPLLERLRFLCIVSSNLDEFFEVRMAWLKRENKLRPHQLLDNGKTAAETIEAVAKEAQALIREQYDLFNKVLQPALSRAGIHFYRRHKWTAAQKKWIENYFDNELLPILTPIGLDPSHPFPRPLNKSLNFAVELEGTDAFGRPSGMAIVQAPRILPRVVPMPSEICGGDAGFVFLSSILHAHVGKLFPGMKVKDCHQFRLTRDSDLTVDEEDLKNLRAAIQNELHDREYGDGVRLEVADTCPAHIHDFLLAQFKLTSAELYQVKGPVNLVRLNAVPDLVDRPDLKFPPRNAGRLKALRKNGSVFKLVKQSPILLHHPYQSFDPVVQMIREAAADPDVLAVKMTIYRTGSNSELVRALMKAALAGKQVTVVVELMARFDEANNVNWAKQLEEAGAHVVYGVFGYKVHAKMALVIRREDGVLKRYAHLGTGNYHQGTSRIYTDFGIITADEQITADVNTLFMEITGLGKPGRLNKLYQSPFTLHKMVIDRIKQETEHAKAGKPARITAKMNSLIEPSVIDALYQASAAGVQIDLIVRGMCTLRPGVKGLSENIRVRSIIGRQLEHSRVYCFHNNGADDTFISSADWMGRNFFRRIEVATPITTPELKERVIREGLEMALEDNTQAWLMQPDGSYVRTQPQDGEPAFGLQEGLWKIYGR, translated from the coding sequence ATGCCCGAGCAAAACCGCATTCTTTGCCGAGAACTCAGCCTGTTGGCGTTTAACCGTCGTGTACTGGCTCAGGCGCAGGATACGAAAGTTCCTTTGTTGGAGCGTTTGCGTTTTTTGTGCATCGTGTCTTCCAATTTGGACGAATTTTTTGAAGTGCGCATGGCGTGGTTGAAACGCGAAAACAAACTGCGTCCGCATCAGTTGCTTGACAACGGCAAAACCGCGGCCGAAACCATCGAAGCGGTGGCGAAAGAGGCACAGGCCTTGATTCGCGAGCAGTACGATCTGTTTAACAAAGTATTGCAGCCTGCACTCAGCCGTGCCGGCATTCATTTCTATCGCCGCCACAAATGGACGGCCGCGCAGAAAAAATGGATCGAAAACTATTTCGACAACGAGCTGTTGCCTATTCTCACGCCCATCGGCCTTGATCCGTCACACCCGTTTCCTCGCCCGTTAAACAAATCGCTCAACTTCGCTGTCGAACTCGAAGGCACGGATGCATTCGGCCGTCCGTCCGGAATGGCGATTGTGCAGGCTCCGCGCATTTTGCCGCGCGTTGTCCCCATGCCGTCTGAAATTTGCGGCGGCGATGCAGGCTTTGTGTTCTTGTCTTCGATTTTGCACGCCCATGTCGGCAAACTCTTTCCCGGCATGAAGGTTAAAGATTGCCATCAGTTCCGCCTCACGCGCGACAGCGATTTGACGGTTGATGAAGAAGATTTGAAAAACCTGCGTGCCGCGATTCAAAACGAATTGCACGACCGCGAATACGGCGACGGCGTACGCTTGGAAGTGGCGGATACTTGTCCGGCGCATATTCACGACTTCCTGCTTGCCCAGTTCAAGCTGACTTCTGCCGAGCTGTATCAGGTCAAAGGGCCGGTCAATTTGGTGCGCCTCAATGCCGTTCCCGATTTGGTGGACAGGCCGGATTTGAAGTTTCCGCCGCGCAATGCAGGCCGTCTGAAAGCCTTGCGCAAAAATGGCTCCGTGTTCAAACTGGTCAAACAATCGCCGATCTTGCTGCACCACCCATATCAGTCTTTCGATCCGGTTGTCCAAATGATACGCGAAGCCGCAGCCGATCCGGATGTGTTGGCCGTCAAAATGACTATCTACCGCACCGGCAGCAATTCCGAGCTTGTGCGCGCATTGATGAAGGCCGCGCTGGCGGGCAAGCAAGTTACCGTCGTGGTCGAACTGATGGCGCGTTTTGACGAAGCCAACAACGTCAATTGGGCGAAGCAGCTGGAAGAGGCGGGCGCGCACGTCGTGTACGGCGTATTCGGCTACAAAGTCCATGCCAAAATGGCTTTGGTTATCCGTCGTGAAGACGGCGTGCTCAAGCGTTATGCCCACCTCGGTACCGGCAACTACCACCAAGGCACATCGCGCATCTACACCGACTTCGGCATCATCACCGCCGACGAACAAATCACTGCCGATGTGAACACTTTGTTTATGGAAATCACAGGCTTGGGCAAGCCGGGCCGTCTGAACAAGCTCTATCAAAGCCCGTTTACCCTGCACAAAATGGTCATCGACCGCATCAAGCAGGAAACCGAACACGCCAAAGCAGGCAAACCGGCGCGGATTACCGCCAAGATGAATTCCCTCATCGAGCCGAGCGTGATTGATGCGCTGTATCAGGCCAGCGCGGCAGGCGTGCAAATCGACCTGATTGTGCGCGGTATGTGTACTTTGCGCCCGGGTGTAAAAGGCTTGTCCGAAAACATCCGCGTCCGCTCCATCATCGGCCGCCAACTCGAACACTCGCGCGTGTATTGCTTCCATAACAACGGCGCAGACGATACCTTTATCTCCAGCGCCGACTGGATGGGTCGCAACTTTTTCCGCCGCATTGAAGTCGCCACGCCGATTACCACGCCCGAACTCAAAGAACGCGTGATCCGCGAAGGTTTGGAAATGGCTTTGGAAGACAATACCCAAGCTTGGCTGATGCAGCCTGACGGCAGCTACGTCCGCACCCAGCCGCAAGACGGCGAGCCTGCGTTTGGTTTGCAGGAAGGTTTGTGGAAAATATACGGACGTTAA
- the fabI gene encoding enoyl-ACP reductase FabI gives MGFLQGKKILITGMISERSIAYGIAKACREQGAELAFTYVVDKLEERVRKMAAELGSELVFRCDVTSDDEINQVFVDLGKHWDGLDGLVHSIGFAPKEALSGDFLDSISREAFNTAHEISAYSLPALAKAARPMMQGRNAAIVALSYLGAVRAIPNYNVMGMAKASLEAGIRFTAACLGKEGIRCNGISAGPIKTLAASGIADLSKLLGHVASHNPLGRNVTTEEVGNTAAFLLSDLASGITGEITYVDGGYSINALNDEEN, from the coding sequence ATGGGCTTTTTGCAAGGCAAAAAAATTCTGATTACCGGCATGATCTCCGAGCGTTCCATCGCTTACGGCATCGCCAAAGCCTGCCGCGAACAAGGCGCGGAATTGGCATTTACTTATGTTGTCGACAAACTGGAAGAGCGCGTCCGTAAAATGGCGGCCGAACTCGGCTCCGAACTCGTGTTCCGCTGCGACGTTACCAGCGACGACGAAATCAACCAAGTGTTCGTTGACTTGGGCAAACACTGGGACGGCTTGGACGGCCTCGTCCACTCCATCGGCTTCGCACCTAAAGAAGCTTTGAGCGGCGACTTCCTCGACAGCATCAGCCGTGAAGCGTTCAACACCGCTCACGAAATCTCCGCATACAGCCTGCCTGCACTGGCCAAAGCTGCACGTCCGATGATGCAGGGCCGCAACGCCGCAATCGTTGCCCTGAGCTACTTGGGCGCCGTTCGTGCCATTCCTAACTACAATGTTATGGGCATGGCCAAAGCCAGCCTCGAAGCCGGCATCCGCTTCACTGCCGCCTGCCTGGGCAAAGAAGGCATCCGCTGCAACGGCATCTCCGCAGGCCCGATCAAAACCCTGGCTGCTTCCGGCATTGCCGATTTAAGCAAACTCTTAGGCCACGTCGCTTCCCACAACCCATTGGGTCGCAACGTTACCACTGAAGAAGTCGGCAACACCGCCGCCTTCCTCTTGTCCGACCTCGCTTCCGGCATCACCGGCGAGATTACCTACGTTGACGGCGGTTACAGCATCAACGCGCTGAACGACGAAGAGAACTAA
- the mscL gene encoding large conductance mechanosensitive channel protein MscL codes for MSIASEFKEFIMRGNVVDLAVGMVVGTAFSGIVKSLVDDVIMPPIGLLIGGVDFSNLFITLKDGAQAAPAEGYANLAAAQAAGAVTLNIGLFINTVISFLIVAAAIFCVVKAINSVKKTEAPAEEAPAEPSEEVLLLREIRDSLNKK; via the coding sequence ATGTCAATCGCTTCAGAATTTAAAGAATTTATTATGCGTGGCAACGTTGTCGACCTCGCAGTCGGTATGGTTGTCGGTACAGCATTCAGCGGCATCGTCAAATCATTGGTTGACGATGTAATCATGCCTCCTATCGGCCTGCTGATCGGCGGCGTTGATTTCTCCAACCTGTTCATTACCCTGAAAGACGGCGCACAAGCCGCTCCTGCTGAAGGTTACGCCAACCTGGCAGCCGCTCAAGCAGCCGGTGCCGTTACCCTGAACATCGGTCTGTTCATCAACACTGTGATCAGCTTCCTGATCGTTGCCGCTGCCATCTTCTGCGTGGTTAAAGCCATCAACTCTGTGAAAAAAACCGAAGCTCCTGCTGAAGAAGCACCGGCAGAGCCTAGCGAAGAAGTTCTGTTGTTGCGCGAAATCCGTGACTCTTTGAACAAAAAATAA
- a CDS encoding Rne/Rng family ribonuclease, translating to MKRMLFNATQAEELRVAIVDGQNLLDLDIETLGKEQRKGNIYKGIITRIEPSLEACFVDYGTDRHGFLPFKEVSRSYFRDYEGGRARIQDVLKEGMEVIVQVEKDERGNKGAALTTFISLAGRYLVLMPNNPRGGGVSRRIEGEERQELKAAMAELDIPNGMSIIARTAGIGRSAEELEWDLNYLKQLWQAIEEAGKAHHDPYLLFMESSLLIRAIRDYFRPDIGEILVDNQEVYDQVAEFMSYVMPSNVGRLKLYQDHTPLFSRFQIEHQIESAFSRSVSLPSGGAIVIDHTEALVSIDVNSARATRGSDIEDTAFKTNMEAAEEVARQMRLRDLGGLVVIDFIDMENPKHQRDVENVLRDALKKDRARVQMGKLSRFGLLELSRQRLKPALGESSHVACPRCAGTGVIRGIESTALHVLRIIQEEAMKDNTGEVRAQVPVDVATFLLNEKRAELFAMEERLDVNVVLIPNIHLENPHYEINRIRIDDVEEDGEPSYKRVAEPEEDESAKPFGSEKAKAARPEPAVKGVRHTQPAPTVAPEKKASWWDSFKAWLKRIFGGNTAAETAPVAEVAEKRTSGSNNRNSNSGNRRANSRRQNPRRSNKHDGSKVEVREVNAEAADSKFEENKSSESRNDERKDTRRNRNRNNRRDDRNSERNRVEETVEDVNVQEVAALAEMPSENQAEQNGNKRRRNNSRNERNRHQSAENRVEDVNVQANGEQAQVEADDNARSEEGVKNNGRQGRDRNNRQRNNRNDRRSNSKKRNIPSSAKIEQYLNITDTADKVLFAVAHVLGLNEKVEAANATLSSESDQAEPLVIVVSEPEVTSAEPFVFAIESEDEPAVAQTEGADAEQALLASAVNNVKEAISAVLSPNATATVAPVEAPAEAVATQTEAVAEAAPVAIVVPESLGDLIFVETDPQAVAAFAAQPQPEPVAKTRRSDVPKVEVEDVAVEMILVETRKD from the coding sequence ATGAAAAGAATGTTATTCAACGCAACGCAGGCCGAAGAGCTGCGCGTTGCCATTGTCGATGGCCAAAACCTTTTGGACTTGGACATCGAAACGCTGGGTAAAGAACAGCGTAAAGGCAATATCTACAAAGGTATCATTACCCGCATCGAGCCGTCGCTGGAAGCGTGTTTCGTCGATTACGGAACCGACCGCCACGGCTTTTTGCCGTTTAAGGAAGTATCGCGTTCATATTTCCGCGACTACGAAGGCGGCAGGGCGCGTATTCAGGACGTGCTCAAAGAGGGCATGGAAGTTATCGTCCAAGTCGAAAAAGACGAGCGCGGTAACAAAGGCGCGGCACTGACCACTTTCATCAGCCTGGCCGGCCGCTATTTGGTATTGATGCCGAACAACCCGCGCGGCGGCGGCGTATCCCGCCGTATCGAAGGCGAAGAGCGCCAAGAGTTGAAAGCCGCCATGGCAGAACTCGACATTCCAAACGGCATGAGCATCATTGCCCGCACCGCCGGCATCGGCCGCAGCGCGGAAGAGTTGGAATGGGACTTGAACTACCTCAAACAGCTCTGGCAAGCCATTGAAGAAGCAGGCAAAGCACACCATGACCCTTACCTGCTCTTTATGGAAAGCTCGCTGCTGATTCGTGCGATTCGTGACTATTTCCGTCCCGACATCGGCGAGATTCTGGTGGACAATCAAGAAGTTTACGACCAAGTTGCCGAGTTCATGAGCTACGTCATGCCGAGCAATGTAGGCCGTCTGAAACTCTATCAAGACCACACGCCGCTGTTCTCCCGTTTCCAAATCGAACACCAAATCGAAAGCGCGTTCTCACGCAGCGTCAGCCTGCCGTCAGGCGGCGCGATTGTGATCGACCACACCGAAGCCCTGGTTTCCATCGACGTCAACTCTGCACGTGCCACACGCGGCTCGGACATCGAAGACACCGCGTTCAAAACCAATATGGAAGCCGCCGAAGAGGTTGCCCGCCAAATGCGTCTGCGCGACTTGGGCGGTTTGGTTGTCATCGACTTCATCGACATGGAAAACCCGAAACACCAGCGCGATGTTGAAAACGTCCTGCGCGACGCGCTCAAAAAAGACCGCGCCCGCGTACAAATGGGCAAACTTTCGCGTTTCGGCCTTTTGGAATTGAGCCGCCAACGTTTGAAACCGGCTTTGGGCGAAAGCAGCCATGTTGCGTGTCCGCGCTGTGCCGGTACCGGCGTTATCCGCGGTATCGAATCCACCGCCCTGCACGTTTTGCGCATCATTCAAGAAGAAGCAATGAAAGACAACACCGGCGAAGTACGCGCACAAGTGCCTGTCGATGTCGCCACCTTCTTGTTGAATGAAAAACGCGCCGAGCTGTTTGCGATGGAAGAGCGTTTGGATGTGAACGTCGTCCTGATTCCGAATATCCACTTGGAAAATCCGCACTACGAAATCAACCGCATCCGCATCGATGACGTAGAAGAAGACGGCGAACCGAGCTACAAACGCGTTGCCGAGCCGGAAGAAGACGAATCCGCCAAACCTTTCGGCAGCGAAAAAGCCAAAGCGGCCCGTCCTGAGCCTGCCGTCAAAGGCGTGCGCCATACCCAGCCTGCGCCGACTGTCGCCCCTGAGAAAAAAGCCTCTTGGTGGGACAGCTTCAAAGCTTGGTTGAAACGCATTTTTGGCGGCAATACCGCAGCCGAAACCGCGCCTGTTGCCGAAGTGGCAGAAAAACGCACTTCGGGCAGCAACAATCGCAACAGCAATTCCGGCAACCGCCGCGCAAACAGCCGCCGTCAAAATCCACGCCGCAGCAACAAACACGACGGCAGCAAAGTCGAAGTGCGTGAAGTGAATGCCGAAGCTGCCGACAGCAAGTTTGAAGAAAACAAATCAAGCGAAAGCCGCAACGACGAGCGTAAAGACACCCGCCGCAACCGCAACCGTAACAACCGCCGTGATGATCGCAACAGCGAACGCAACCGTGTTGAGGAAACGGTTGAAGACGTAAATGTTCAAGAAGTGGCTGCACTGGCTGAGATGCCGTCTGAAAACCAAGCGGAACAAAACGGCAATAAACGCCGCCGCAACAACAGTCGCAACGAGCGCAACCGTCATCAATCTGCGGAAAACCGTGTTGAGGACGTGAACGTTCAAGCCAATGGCGAACAGGCGCAAGTCGAAGCGGACGACAACGCCCGCAGCGAAGAGGGTGTGAAAAACAATGGCCGTCAAGGACGCGACCGCAACAACCGTCAGCGCAACAACCGAAACGACCGCCGTTCTAACAGCAAAAAACGCAATATTCCGTCTTCGGCAAAAATCGAGCAATACCTGAACATTACCGATACCGCCGACAAAGTCCTCTTTGCCGTAGCGCATGTTTTAGGTTTGAACGAAAAGGTTGAAGCTGCAAATGCGACATTGTCTTCTGAAAGCGACCAAGCCGAGCCGCTGGTGATTGTGGTATCCGAGCCTGAAGTTACCAGCGCAGAGCCATTCGTATTTGCCATTGAAAGCGAAGACGAGCCTGCCGTAGCGCAAACTGAAGGCGCTGATGCCGAACAAGCCCTGCTTGCATCTGCGGTCAACAACGTCAAAGAAGCCATTTCTGCGGTATTGTCTCCGAATGCAACGGCTACTGTTGCACCGGTTGAAGCACCAGCCGAAGCTGTTGCCACACAAACTGAAGCCGTCGCTGAAGCAGCGCCTGTCGCAATCGTTGTACCTGAGAGCTTAGGCGATTTGATCTTCGTTGAAACCGATCCGCAAGCCGTTGCCGCTTTTGCAGCGCAGCCACAACCAGAACCGGTTGCTAAAACACGCCGTTCGGATGTGCCTAAAGTAGAAGTGGAAGACGTAGCAGTCGAAATGATTTTGGTGGAAACACGCAAAGACTAA
- a CDS encoding RluA family pseudouridine synthase, producing the protein MHAIRKDSVSLIAVAEHEEGQRLDNYLIKILKGVPKSHIHRIIRAGEVRLNKKRCKPDNRIQAGDTVRIPPIRIAEKQRPSESQAAPAREFDIVYEDDALLVINKPSGVAVHGGSGVSFGVIEQIRRARPEARYLELVHRLDKDTSGLLMIAKKRSALVKLHEAIRNDHPKKIYLALGVGKLPNDRFHVKLPLFKYTGAQGEKMVRVSEDGQSAHTIFRVLNRFSDGLLHQVGLSDLTFVEATLKTGRTHQIRVHLQSQDCPIAGDERYGDYQANKRLQKLGLKRMFLHASELHLAHPLTGEKLILKAPLPQELAQFILMLENQEKAV; encoded by the coding sequence ATGCACGCAATACGCAAAGATTCAGTCAGCCTGATTGCCGTTGCCGAACATGAGGAAGGCCAACGCCTTGATAACTATCTGATAAAAATCCTCAAAGGCGTCCCGAAAAGCCATATCCATCGCATTATCCGCGCCGGCGAAGTGCGGCTGAACAAAAAACGCTGCAAACCCGACAACCGCATTCAGGCAGGCGATACCGTCCGCATTCCGCCGATACGCATCGCCGAAAAGCAAAGGCCGTCTGAAAGCCAGGCCGCGCCTGCGCGCGAGTTTGACATCGTTTACGAAGACGATGCGCTTTTGGTCATCAACAAACCGTCCGGCGTTGCCGTCCACGGCGGTAGCGGCGTGAGCTTCGGTGTCATCGAACAAATCCGCCGCGCCCGCCCCGAAGCGCGTTATCTCGAACTCGTCCACCGCCTCGACAAAGACACCAGCGGCCTTTTGATGATTGCAAAAAAACGCAGCGCCTTGGTGAAACTACACGAAGCCATCCGCAACGACCATCCGAAAAAAATCTATCTCGCGCTGGGTGTCGGTAAACTGCCGAACGACCGCTTCCACGTCAAGCTCCCCCTGTTCAAATACACCGGAGCACAAGGCGAAAAAATGGTGCGCGTCAGCGAAGACGGCCAATCCGCCCACACCATCTTCCGCGTGTTAAACCGTTTTTCGGACGGCCTTTTGCATCAAGTCGGCCTTTCCGACCTGACCTTTGTCGAAGCCACCCTGAAAACCGGCCGCACCCACCAAATCCGCGTCCACCTGCAATCGCAAGATTGCCCCATTGCCGGAGACGAACGCTACGGCGACTATCAAGCCAACAAACGCCTGCAAAAACTCGGTTTGAAAAGAATGTTCCTGCATGCTTCCGAGCTGCACCTCGCCCATCCGCTGACCGGCGAAAAACTGATCCTAAAAGCTCCCCTGCCGCAAGAATTGGCACAATTTATTTTAATGCTGGAAAATCAGGAAAAGGCCGTCTGA
- a CDS encoding HAD-IA family hydrolase has protein sequence MKPKLIIFDWDGTLADTTNPIIHTFQQSFADCGLPVPEADQIRPLIGYSLSGIIRRLAHNVSEHIQETLIETYAAHYLNPNNHNMTLFPEALPCLQRLKQQGYWLAIATGKGQSGLDKAIAQTDTQAFWLETTCASEYPSKPAPDMVLALCDRLGVEPEEAVVVGDTTHDLEMAANAKIRAIAVTTGAHTAQQLSSMPHVAMLNSLAELPDVLETL, from the coding sequence ATGAAACCCAAACTCATTATTTTCGACTGGGACGGCACGCTTGCCGACACCACCAACCCCATTATTCACACCTTTCAGCAAAGCTTTGCCGATTGCGGCCTGCCCGTTCCCGAAGCCGACCAAATCCGCCCGCTCATCGGATACAGCCTCTCCGGCATCATTCGCCGCCTTGCCCACAACGTCAGCGAACACATTCAGGAAACCCTGATTGAGACCTATGCCGCGCACTATCTCAATCCCAACAACCACAACATGACTCTGTTCCCCGAAGCCCTGCCCTGCCTGCAACGCTTGAAACAACAAGGCTATTGGCTTGCCATCGCCACCGGCAAAGGCCAAAGCGGCTTGGACAAAGCCATCGCACAAACCGACACCCAAGCCTTTTGGCTGGAAACCACCTGCGCCAGCGAATATCCGTCCAAACCCGCGCCCGATATGGTACTCGCCCTCTGCGACCGACTGGGTGTTGAACCGGAAGAGGCCGTCGTCGTTGGCGACACCACCCACGACCTAGAAATGGCCGCCAACGCCAAAATCCGCGCCATCGCCGTCACCACCGGAGCACATACCGCCCAACAGCTTTCCTCCATGCCCCATGTCGCCATGCTCAACAGCTTGGCCGAATTGCCTGATGTATTGGAAACCTTATAA
- a CDS encoding DNA ligase — protein MRIMIPIFAASFISAAFGADLLLAQEYKNQDISGWAMSEKLDGVRAYWDGRQLVSRQGYAFTPPKGFTAGFPPFPMDGELYSGRGRFEQISATVRSASGNWDGIRLHVFDVPQAQGNLYQRLETASKWLKSHPSARFTVIPQVKVRDKQHALDFLKQVEALGGEGVMLRQPEARYAGGRNGQLLKLKSEYDDECTVTRHYEGKGRNVGRLGAVGCKNQYGEFRIGSGFKDKDRDHPPKIGALITYRYRGFTQKGTPKFATFVRVRSDR, from the coding sequence ATGCGGATCATGATACCGATTTTTGCGGCTTCTTTCATCTCTGCGGCGTTTGGTGCAGATTTGTTGTTGGCGCAGGAATATAAAAATCAAGATATTTCCGGTTGGGCCATGAGTGAAAAGTTGGATGGCGTACGCGCGTATTGGGACGGCAGGCAGCTGGTCAGTCGTCAGGGTTATGCGTTTACACCGCCCAAAGGTTTTACAGCAGGTTTTCCGCCGTTTCCGATGGATGGTGAGTTGTACAGCGGACGAGGGCGGTTTGAGCAAATTTCCGCGACGGTGCGTTCTGCCTCGGGAAATTGGGACGGCATCCGCTTGCATGTTTTTGATGTGCCGCAGGCGCAGGGTAATCTGTATCAGCGGTTGGAAACGGCTTCGAAATGGCTGAAATCACACCCGTCGGCACGGTTTACGGTTATTCCGCAAGTCAAGGTGCGCGACAAACAGCATGCTTTGGATTTTTTGAAACAAGTCGAAGCGCTGGGTGGGGAAGGTGTGATGCTGCGTCAACCTGAAGCCCGTTATGCAGGCGGTAGAAATGGGCAGCTGTTGAAGCTGAAAAGTGAATATGATGATGAATGTACGGTGACGCGTCATTATGAGGGCAAAGGGCGCAATGTCGGGCGTTTGGGTGCGGTAGGATGCAAAAACCAATATGGCGAGTTTCGTATCGGCAGCGGTTTTAAGGATAAAGACCGCGACCATCCGCCGAAAATCGGTGCGCTGATTACTTACCGTTATCGTGGTTTTACGCAAAAGGGAACGCCGAAATTTGCAACATTTGTCAGGGTGCGCTCGGATCGATAA
- a CDS encoding MBL fold metallo-hydrolase, producing MALQFEINAVTPFRQNCTLIWDDETKEAVLTDVGGDVPYLLQQVQNKGLKLTAIWLTHGHLDHAGGVVELLKTCDVPVLGPHKDDEFLLQALPQTTAQYGFPVSPSFTPTRWLEEGETLKVGNHSFQVLHIPGHTPGQVVFYNAENGLLVAGDVLFYETVGRTDFPRGNHDDLINNICAKLLTLPETTQVIAGHGRMTSIGHEKRYNPFLVR from the coding sequence ATGGCACTCCAATTTGAAATCAACGCCGTTACCCCCTTCCGTCAAAACTGCACGCTGATTTGGGATGACGAAACCAAAGAAGCCGTTTTGACCGATGTAGGCGGCGACGTCCCTTATTTATTGCAACAAGTCCAAAACAAAGGCCTCAAGCTGACCGCCATTTGGCTGACCCACGGCCATCTTGACCACGCAGGCGGCGTGGTTGAACTTTTGAAAACCTGCGACGTACCCGTTCTCGGCCCGCACAAAGACGACGAATTCCTGCTCCAAGCCCTTCCGCAAACAACGGCGCAATACGGCTTCCCTGTTTCTCCGTCATTCACGCCGACACGCTGGCTGGAAGAAGGGGAAACGCTCAAAGTCGGCAACCATAGCTTCCAAGTCCTCCACATTCCCGGCCACACTCCCGGCCAAGTCGTTTTTTACAACGCCGAAAACGGACTTTTAGTCGCAGGCGATGTTTTATTTTATGAGACCGTTGGTCGCACAGATTTTCCGCGCGGCAATCATGATGACCTCATAAACAATATCTGCGCTAAACTATTAACCCTGCCCGAAACCACGCAAGTTATAGCCGGACACGGCCGCATGACCAGTATCGGGCATGAGAAAAGGTACAATCCGTTTCTGGTTCGTTAA
- a CDS encoding outer membrane protein assembly factor BamE, with protein sequence MKKIAKVGFVLLATGLLAACATKSKITPEGTTDEPRFPKPYSLTFNKDRGTFPTFDELDQMRPGLTKDDIYKILGRPHYDEGMVGVREWDYLFHFYTPGVGVDPENTSGVEGITTCQYKVIFDKDKFARSFFWNPVFPKDAVCPPPAPTPKQEPQVIIREIIKEAPKRIRQ encoded by the coding sequence ATGAAAAAAATCGCAAAAGTGGGCTTCGTCCTGCTGGCTACCGGCCTGCTGGCCGCCTGTGCTACTAAGAGCAAAATCACTCCTGAAGGCACTACAGACGAGCCACGCTTCCCTAAACCTTACTCCCTGACCTTCAACAAAGACCGTGGTACATTCCCGACTTTTGACGAGCTGGATCAAATGCGTCCTGGCCTGACCAAAGACGATATCTACAAAATCCTCGGCCGTCCTCACTACGACGAAGGCATGGTTGGCGTGCGTGAATGGGACTACCTGTTCCACTTCTACACCCCAGGCGTAGGTGTTGACCCTGAAAACACTTCCGGCGTTGAAGGCATCACTACTTGCCAATACAAAGTGATCTTCGACAAAGACAAATTTGCACGCAGCTTCTTCTGGAATCCAGTATTCCCTAAAGATGCTGTATGTCCTCCTCCAGCACCTACACCTAAACAAGAGCCTCAAGTGATCATCCGCGAGATCATTAAAGAAGCTCCTAAACGCATCCGTCAATAA
- a CDS encoding L,D-transpeptidase — translation MKRILLGIALAVGLNSLAAADAVSDYIQRKKVVVNTAKAELCFADDGQCHPVLIGKTTPKGKFNMTPMMTSKPGYGGEVIGFKEENDFLFALHRVWTLKPQERRMERIASPHVADRIITNGCINVQNNVYEKLRQYFILEII, via the coding sequence TTGAAACGGATCCTATTGGGTATAGCCTTGGCAGTAGGTCTGAATTCTTTGGCCGCTGCCGATGCTGTCAGTGACTATATCCAGCGTAAAAAAGTTGTGGTCAATACAGCTAAGGCGGAGCTTTGCTTTGCCGATGACGGTCAGTGCCATCCGGTACTGATTGGCAAGACCACTCCGAAAGGCAAATTCAATATGACGCCGATGATGACCAGCAAACCGGGTTACGGTGGCGAAGTTATCGGCTTTAAAGAAGAAAATGACTTTCTGTTTGCGTTACACAGGGTATGGACGCTCAAGCCGCAGGAAAGACGCATGGAACGCATCGCCTCCCCTCACGTGGCCGACCGCATCATAACCAATGGTTGTATCAACGTACAAAATAATGTGTACGAAAAACTGCGTCAGTATTTCATTCTGGAAATCATCTGA